The Lacipirellula parvula genome window below encodes:
- the ftsY gene encoding signal recognition particle-docking protein FtsY, translating into MGLFDKFKLGLSKTKSILLTDVRDLFKSEGRLIDEEFLDEMRAILIRTDMGYASAEEIVAEVAKNFRGRVVHLVDIVATWKTKLRELLAQDASPIRFAESGPTIIMVCGVNGAGKTTSIAKLAAMFKSQGKSVMLGAGDTFRAAAVEQLTIWSQRLGAEIVKGEPGSHPAAVAYRAVEQSVAQGIDVCIIDTAGRLQTQKNLMAELTKIQASIRKLVPTAPQEVLLVLDATTGQNGVSQAANFTQSVDCTGIVLAKLDGTAKGGVVVAIRQQVGLPVKYIGVGEKAEDLALFQPDEFVDALFADVAPPAA; encoded by the coding sequence ATGGGCCTGTTCGATAAATTCAAACTCGGTCTCTCGAAGACCAAGAGCATCCTCCTCACCGACGTTCGCGATCTGTTCAAGAGCGAAGGCCGGCTGATCGACGAGGAGTTTCTCGACGAAATGCGGGCGATCCTCATTCGCACCGACATGGGCTACGCGTCGGCCGAGGAGATCGTCGCCGAGGTGGCGAAGAACTTCCGCGGCCGCGTCGTCCACTTGGTCGATATCGTCGCGACCTGGAAGACGAAACTGCGGGAATTGCTCGCTCAGGATGCTTCGCCGATTCGCTTCGCCGAGAGCGGGCCGACGATCATTATGGTGTGCGGCGTGAATGGCGCCGGCAAGACGACGTCGATCGCAAAGCTGGCGGCGATGTTCAAGTCGCAAGGCAAGAGCGTCATGCTTGGCGCCGGCGATACGTTTCGTGCGGCGGCCGTCGAACAACTGACCATTTGGTCGCAACGATTGGGCGCCGAGATCGTCAAGGGGGAGCCGGGCTCGCACCCGGCGGCGGTCGCCTATCGAGCGGTCGAGCAAAGCGTGGCGCAAGGCATCGACGTTTGCATCATCGATACGGCCGGCCGGCTGCAGACGCAGAAGAACCTCATGGCGGAGCTAACGAAGATCCAAGCGTCGATCCGCAAGCTCGTTCCCACGGCGCCGCAAGAGGTGCTATTGGTGCTCGACGCGACGACCGGCCAGAACGGCGTCAGCCAAGCCGCGAATTTTACCCAATCGGTAGACTGCACCGGCATCGTGCTCGCAAAGCTCGACGGCACGGCCAAAGGCGGCGTTGTCGTGGCGATCCGCCAGCAAGTGGGGCTGCCGGTGAAGTACATCGGTGTCGGCGAAAAAGCCGAGGATTTGGCTCTCTTTCAGCCGGACGAGTTCGTCGACGCCCTGTTCGCCGACGTTGCCCCCCCGGCAGCGTGA